In one window of Coralliovum pocilloporae DNA:
- a CDS encoding succinate dehydrogenase assembly factor 2 yields MFGTTRSSDGLDDRRKRILYRAWHRGTREMDLFLGRFADVALEAMTDEELDVFETLMNAADQDLTTWVTGKNPIPPTYDTPLFHRILDFAKANPVTD; encoded by the coding sequence ATGTTCGGCACCACACGCTCAAGCGACGGTTTGGATGATCGTCGCAAACGTATTCTCTACAGGGCCTGGCACAGAGGCACCCGCGAAATGGATCTGTTCCTGGGTCGCTTCGCGGATGTGGCGCTGGAAGCCATGACCGATGAAGAACTGGATGTGTTCGAGACATTGATGAATGCGGCAGATCAGGATCTCACCACATGGGTAACGGGCAAGAACCCGATCCCGCCGACTTATGATACGCCGCTGTTTCATCGCATTCTGGATTTTGCCAAGGCCAATCCCGTAACGGACTGA
- a CDS encoding YbaN family protein has protein sequence MRIVFLCIGFLAVAAGLLGIVLPVLPTTPFLLLAAACFARSSPRFEAWLLNHPMFGPPVKKWRENGAIGSRAKTIAIIGIVSGFIIFVVTVSPSLLLGMVVFAVMAGAATFILSRPTA, from the coding sequence ATGCGGATCGTTTTTTTATGTATCGGTTTTCTGGCTGTCGCAGCAGGGTTGCTCGGTATTGTCCTGCCGGTCCTGCCTACGACGCCTTTTCTGCTCCTGGCTGCCGCCTGCTTCGCGCGCTCCTCTCCCCGTTTTGAGGCCTGGCTGTTGAATCATCCGATGTTCGGACCACCCGTGAAGAAATGGCGTGAGAACGGTGCAATTGGCTCTCGCGCCAAGACCATTGCCATAATTGGCATTGTCTCGGGCTTCATCATTTTCGTGGTTACGGTCAGCCCGTCTCTTCTGCTGGGGATGGTGGTTTTTGCGGTTATGGCCGGGGCGGCCACGTTTATTCTGTCGCGGCCGACAGCCTGA
- a CDS encoding M23 family metallopeptidase has translation MRYLLVLPLAVLALAGCETRSKSPKTSPEPSFSSTTVTYPAGAPRIASDFHSHIGVNGGRRKQIHLGIDIKGKVGQKILAAADGVVLEASTESCWGPTIAVDHGTGVDGKTIIALYGHVGDALVKAGDRIRRGQLIARLSDNQNDYHCIGGARHLHFQLGQEYRRKSDKGTNWGWGYYLKGGPKDMLNPHNYWADGPNRVTCFRKGQTFKPGTLTYPVPCL, from the coding sequence ATGAGATATCTTCTTGTCCTGCCACTCGCGGTTCTGGCTCTTGCCGGTTGTGAAACACGTTCAAAGTCTCCGAAGACGAGCCCGGAGCCTTCATTCTCCTCAACAACGGTTACCTATCCAGCAGGAGCACCAAGGATCGCATCTGACTTCCACAGCCATATCGGCGTCAATGGTGGAAGACGAAAGCAGATCCACCTGGGTATCGATATCAAGGGAAAGGTCGGTCAGAAAATTCTGGCCGCAGCTGATGGTGTTGTTCTGGAAGCATCAACTGAATCCTGTTGGGGTCCAACGATTGCCGTTGATCATGGTACCGGCGTGGATGGCAAGACAATCATCGCGCTCTACGGACATGTGGGAGACGCGCTCGTCAAGGCAGGAGACCGGATCAGGCGCGGCCAGCTCATCGCTAGGCTGTCGGATAACCAGAATGACTATCACTGCATCGGCGGTGCACGCCATCTGCATTTTCAGCTCGGTCAGGAATACAGACGTAAATCAGACAAAGGCACGAACTGGGGCTGGGGTTATTATCTCAAAGGCGGTCCGAAAGACATGCTGAACCCGCACAATTACTGGGCAGACGGTCCCAACAGGGTAACCTGCTTCCGTAAAGGGCAAACCTTCAAGCCGGGCACACTCACATATCCTGTTCCCTGCCTGTAG
- the recG gene encoding ATP-dependent DNA helicase RecG yields the protein MRPDLLNDLFRPISVLQGVGPKIELTLSKLLLGQEASGPATLIDLMLHMPSGLVDRRRQPGIAQAPHNSIVTLKVRIDRHQPTPRHLPRVPYKVSAHDETGEITLVFFHAKQSWLERSLPVGETRYVSSRVEWFNGAPQMVHPDHMVTEEEFHALPLIEPVYPLTKGISGKVLGKAIRAALESVPDFPEWQDQAWLQRNGALSFAAALAHLHRPEDANDLDPGSAAWKRLAYDEYLASQLALGLVRQTMRVTRGKIRRFEGHIKNKILAALPFSLTGSQSETIQEIEADLASDRKMIRLVQGDVGSGKTMVALMAMAAVVESGSQAALMAPTELLARQHMRSLEPLCEAAGLSVAVLTGREKGSARTRILNQLEKGELDILIGTHAVFQSDVAFRDLGLAVVDEQHRFGVHQRLALSNKGQDSDLLVMTATPIPRTLVLTYFGDMDVSKLMEKPAGRLPIETRTVSLDRVEEVMHRVARAVAEGAKIYWVCPLVEESELIDLTSAEDRFAALQPLLGDQVGLVHGRMKAQQKDEEMRRFQTGDIRVLVSTTVIEVGVDVPDATIMVIEHAERFGLAQLHQLRGRVGRGSASSTCLLLYKTPLGEVSQARLSVMRETEDGFRIAEEDLKLRGEGDVLGIRQSGMPGFRMALAEFHGELMEAARDDARLILMKDPSLESERGKALRMLLYLFRRDETIRLLHSG from the coding sequence ATGCGCCCGGACCTGTTGAATGATCTGTTTCGACCGATCTCGGTGCTGCAGGGGGTTGGTCCCAAGATTGAACTGACCCTGTCGAAGCTCCTGCTGGGTCAGGAAGCAAGTGGTCCTGCGACACTGATTGATCTCATGCTGCATATGCCGTCCGGCCTTGTGGACCGGCGCAGGCAGCCAGGTATTGCGCAGGCTCCTCACAATTCCATTGTGACCTTGAAAGTGCGGATTGATCGGCACCAGCCGACACCGCGCCACTTGCCACGCGTTCCCTACAAGGTTTCTGCCCATGATGAGACGGGCGAAATCACACTGGTCTTCTTCCATGCAAAGCAGAGCTGGCTGGAACGTTCGTTGCCTGTCGGGGAGACGCGGTATGTGTCCAGTCGGGTGGAGTGGTTTAACGGCGCACCACAGATGGTGCATCCTGATCACATGGTCACGGAAGAAGAATTTCACGCGCTTCCCCTGATTGAGCCGGTTTATCCGTTGACCAAGGGTATTTCAGGCAAGGTTCTCGGCAAGGCAATAAGGGCAGCGCTTGAGAGCGTGCCGGACTTCCCGGAGTGGCAGGATCAGGCCTGGCTTCAACGAAATGGGGCGCTTTCGTTTGCTGCCGCTCTGGCGCATTTGCACAGGCCAGAAGATGCGAACGACCTTGATCCTGGTTCTGCTGCCTGGAAGCGCCTTGCATATGACGAATATCTGGCCTCCCAGTTGGCATTGGGGCTTGTCAGGCAGACCATGCGGGTAACCCGTGGCAAGATTCGCCGGTTTGAGGGGCACATCAAGAACAAGATCCTTGCTGCCCTGCCCTTCAGTCTCACTGGAAGTCAGTCCGAGACCATTCAGGAGATTGAAGCCGATCTCGCCAGCGACAGGAAGATGATCCGGCTGGTTCAGGGTGATGTGGGGTCTGGCAAGACCATGGTGGCCCTGATGGCGATGGCTGCTGTGGTGGAAAGCGGTTCACAGGCTGCCCTGATGGCGCCAACGGAACTCCTGGCACGCCAGCATATGCGATCTCTGGAACCGCTTTGTGAGGCGGCCGGGCTGTCGGTTGCTGTTCTCACAGGGCGTGAAAAAGGCAGTGCACGGACCAGGATCCTGAACCAGCTTGAAAAGGGTGAGCTTGATATTCTGATCGGGACACATGCTGTGTTCCAGTCCGATGTGGCGTTCAGGGATCTGGGGCTGGCAGTGGTGGATGAGCAGCACCGTTTCGGTGTTCATCAGCGGTTGGCACTCAGTAACAAGGGACAGGATTCTGACCTTCTGGTGATGACTGCAACGCCGATTCCACGGACGCTGGTTCTCACCTATTTCGGCGATATGGATGTGTCAAAACTGATGGAAAAGCCTGCCGGGCGTCTGCCTATTGAAACGCGAACCGTATCGCTGGACCGGGTCGAGGAAGTGATGCATCGCGTGGCACGTGCTGTTGCTGAAGGTGCCAAGATCTATTGGGTCTGCCCGCTTGTGGAGGAATCGGAACTCATTGATTTGACGTCTGCTGAAGACCGCTTTGCTGCCCTGCAGCCTCTGCTGGGAGATCAGGTTGGTCTGGTGCACGGACGCATGAAGGCGCAACAGAAAGATGAGGAAATGCGACGGTTCCAGACCGGTGATATTCGCGTTCTCGTCTCCACCACGGTGATTGAGGTGGGCGTTGATGTGCCGGATGCGACGATTATGGTGATCGAGCATGCGGAACGGTTTGGCCTGGCCCAGCTCCATCAGCTGCGCGGACGTGTGGGGCGCGGCAGTGCGTCCTCTACCTGTCTTTTGCTCTACAAGACGCCTCTTGGCGAGGTCTCGCAAGCCCGCCTGTCTGTGATGCGAGAGACGGAAGACGGCTTCCGCATTGCTGAAGAAGATCTGAAATTGCGTGGTGAGGGTGATGTTCTTGGTATCCGCCAATCGGGTATGCCCGGTTTTCGTATGGCTCTGGCAGAGTTCCATGGGGAGCTGATGGAAGCAGCACGCGACGATGCGCGTCTGATCCTGATGAAGGATCCATCTCTGGAGAGCGAACGCGGCAAGGCTCTGCGCATGTTGCTCTATCTGTTCCGCCGGGATGAAACGATACGGCTTTTACATTCCGGCTAA
- a CDS encoding DUF502 domain-containing protein — MSKNDTTKIGFSTRVRNYFLTGLVIAAPISITVYLTWTFIRWVDDWVKPWLPPIYNPDNYLPFSLPGVGLITAFLGITLLGFLTANLVGRSILQYGEMMLGRMPLVRNIYSALKQIFETVLSERGQSFQNAALIEYPRRGLWAIVFISTETKGEILAKASDGNGEDFVSVFLPTTPNPTSGFLLFVPARDVKVLDMSVEEAAKLIISAGLVSPDYEEEADSGVLDTPPHMVSEKVSIGNG; from the coding sequence ATGAGTAAAAACGATACAACAAAAATAGGGTTCAGCACCCGCGTTCGGAACTATTTTCTGACCGGCCTTGTGATTGCCGCCCCCATCTCGATAACTGTCTATCTGACCTGGACTTTCATCCGCTGGGTTGATGACTGGGTAAAGCCATGGCTGCCGCCAATCTATAACCCAGACAATTATCTGCCATTCTCTCTTCCTGGCGTGGGCCTGATAACGGCATTTCTGGGCATAACACTTCTGGGTTTTCTCACAGCCAATCTCGTTGGCCGATCGATTCTCCAGTATGGCGAGATGATGCTCGGACGCATGCCTCTGGTCCGGAATATCTACAGCGCATTGAAGCAGATTTTCGAGACAGTTCTGTCCGAAAGAGGGCAATCTTTCCAGAATGCAGCGCTGATCGAATATCCACGCAGAGGCCTCTGGGCAATTGTTTTCATTTCCACAGAAACAAAAGGCGAGATCCTTGCCAAGGCCAGTGATGGTAATGGAGAGGACTTTGTCAGCGTCTTCCTGCCAACAACGCCGAACCCCACATCCGGCTTTCTGCTGTTTGTACCAGCCAGGGATGTGAAGGTGCTGGATATGTCTGTCGAAGAAGCTGCCAAACTGATCATCTCAGCTGGTCTGGTCAGTCCGGATTACGAGGAAGAGGCAGATTCCGGTGTATTGGACACGCCACCTCATATGGTTTCTGAAAAGGTCAGTATCGGTAACGGCTGA
- a CDS encoding pyridoxal phosphate-dependent aminotransferase, whose translation MDRFSDLTRRIAGRTTNAWHIYHQAVHRQMKGERVINLAVGDPDLETPDLIKRSAKAALDAGYTHYEEPAGNPILRQAIAAFQSDLSGQSLAEENICVFSGGQNALFAAALCLFDAGDEVIAPDPCYVTYEGVIRASGAQMVQVPLDAASGFSLDIAAMESAITPKTRGLLVNFPNNPTGAGIGPDEARELVALARRHDLWIISDEVYATILFDGDFTSPTHVADGYDKIAVVNSMSKSHAMTGWRVGWLAGPADLILHVTALSSCMIFGCASFSQQAALTALTEGLGEIETFRQIFKARRDAFCDILETIPGLGVFRPVAGMFIILDIAASGLSPTDFAQTLLDEHDVAVLPGPAFGDSLSTHVRVSLMADEQALKESARKIGLVMSKTSA comes from the coding sequence ATGGATCGTTTCTCTGATCTGACGCGCCGGATCGCCGGTCGCACCACAAATGCCTGGCATATCTACCACCAGGCCGTTCACCGCCAGATGAAGGGTGAGCGCGTGATCAATCTCGCTGTTGGAGATCCTGATCTCGAAACGCCCGATCTCATAAAGCGCAGCGCAAAAGCCGCGCTTGACGCAGGCTATACGCATTATGAGGAGCCAGCAGGCAACCCGATACTGAGGCAGGCGATTGCGGCCTTTCAGTCAGATTTGAGCGGCCAGAGCCTCGCCGAGGAAAATATTTGCGTCTTCTCCGGTGGGCAAAATGCGCTGTTTGCTGCAGCTCTCTGCCTGTTTGATGCCGGTGATGAAGTTATAGCGCCAGACCCGTGCTATGTAACTTATGAAGGGGTGATCCGGGCCAGCGGCGCACAGATGGTGCAAGTGCCCCTCGATGCTGCAAGCGGCTTTTCCCTCGATATTGCCGCTATGGAAAGTGCGATTACGCCCAAAACCCGTGGACTTCTTGTCAACTTCCCGAACAACCCCACAGGAGCCGGCATTGGCCCTGATGAGGCTCGGGAGCTGGTCGCACTGGCCCGCCGCCATGACCTCTGGATCATCTCCGACGAGGTCTACGCGACAATCCTGTTTGACGGCGATTTCACCAGCCCAACACATGTTGCAGACGGATATGACAAGATTGCCGTGGTCAATTCCATGTCCAAGTCCCATGCCATGACCGGCTGGCGCGTGGGCTGGCTGGCGGGACCAGCCGACCTGATCCTCCATGTGACTGCCTTGTCATCCTGCATGATCTTTGGCTGCGCTTCATTCTCCCAGCAGGCAGCCCTGACGGCTCTGACTGAAGGGCTCGGAGAGATTGAAACGTTCCGGCAGATCTTCAAGGCTCGTCGGGATGCCTTCTGCGATATACTTGAAACCATCCCCGGTCTTGGTGTGTTCCGGCCCGTCGCCGGGATGTTCATCATTCTTGATATCGCTGCATCAGGCCTGTCCCCGACAGATTTCGCCCAGACACTGCTCGACGAGCACGATGTGGCAGTTCTGCCCGGACCTGCCTTCGGCGACAGCCTCTCAACTCATGTGCGTGTCAGCCTGATGGCAGACGAACAAGCCCTGAAGGAATCTGCCCGGAAAATCGGTCTGGTGATGAGTAAAACCAGCGCTTAA